The Trichosurus vulpecula isolate mTriVul1 chromosome 3, mTriVul1.pri, whole genome shotgun sequence genome includes a window with the following:
- the IL17B gene encoding interleukin-17B, with amino-acid sequence MSGLLWALEHRTEKSKRDIPAVAAAAAAVIDWFPTMPSAHTLLGLLAVSIFLSLTLGVPGQPKTKLQNPKGKRKGAARPKVLPSMAQGPLDLVQRVKLPGEKVFALMEEYERSIQEMVTQLRNSSEPSKGKCEVNLQLWMSNKRSLSPWAYSLNHDPARIPVDLPEARCLCLGCINPFTMQEDRTMVSVPIYSQIPVRRHLCSLFPRAGWRQQKACAPRPVMETIAVGCTCIF; translated from the exons ATGTCAGGGCTGTTatgggccttagaacacagaacagagaAG TCCAAGAGAGACATCCCTGccgttgctgctgctgctgctgctgtcatcgACTGGTTCCCTACAATGCCTTCAGCTCACACTCTG CTTGGACTCCTTGctgtctccatctttctctccctgACACTGGGTGTCCCAGGGCAGCCAAAGACCAAACTCCAGAACcccaaaggaaagaggaaaggggcagCGAGGCCAAAAGTTCTTCCCTCAATGGCTCAGGGACCCTTAGACTTGGTCCAAAGGGTGAAGCTGCCGGGGGAGAAGGTGTTTGCCTTAATGGAAGAATATGAGAGGAGCATTCAGGAGATGGTGACCCAGCTGAGGAACAGCTCAGAGCCATCCAAAGGCAAATGTGAGGTCAACCTGCAGTTGTGGATGTCCAACAAGAGGAGCCTGTCCCCATGGGCATACAG CCTGAATCATGACCCAGCTCGAATCCCTGTGGACCTCCCCGAGGCCCGCTGCCTTTGCCTAGGCTGTATCAATCCCTTCACGATGCAGGAGGACCGAACCATGGTGAGCGTCCCTATTTACAGCCAGATCCCAGTTCGTCGCCACCTCTGCTCCTTGTTTCCCCGGGCTGGCTGGAGGCAGCAGAAGGCCTGTGCCCCAAGGCCTGTCATGGAGACTATCGCTGTGGGCTGCACCTGTATTTTCTAA
- the PCYOX1L gene encoding prenylcysteine oxidase-like isoform X1: MAGAAVLLITLVASAAASRDTPPRKIAVVGAGIGGSAAAHFLQQLFGPRVQIDVYEKGTVGGRLATITVNKQQYESGGASFNSFSLHMQDFVKLLGLKQRREVAGKSAIFGGEQLILEETDWYLLNLFRVWWHYGISFLRLQMWVEEVMEKFMRVYKYQAHGYAFSGVEELLYSVGEYTFINMTQRSVAECLLEVGVTQRFIDEVITALLRASYGQSATMAAFAGAMSLAGIQGNLWAVEGGNKLVCSGLLKLTKANVIHARVTSVALHNTEGRALYQVWYEKEDKMHSDFYDIVVIATPLYVGSDSNITFDGFQPPFEEFVGSFQSTVTSLVHGYLNSSYFGFPDPKLFPFASILSTDAPNLFFSALDNMCPVNISATFRRKQPQEAAIWRVLSPQPLERPQLKSLFRSYYSVQTAQWQAYPHYGSRMATPLFALHDQLFYLNALEWVASSVEISAVAAKNVALLAYNRWYQDLDKIDQKDLIHKIKTEL; the protein is encoded by the exons ATGGCGGGCGCCGCCGTGCTTCTCATCACCCTGGTGGCCTCGGCTGCCGCATCTAGAGATACCCCGCCCAGGAAAATCG CGGTCGTGGGAGCTGGAATTGGGGGCTCAGCAGCAGCCCATTTCCTTCAGCAGCTATTTGGGCCACGGGTACAGATTGATGTGTATGAGAAGGGCACTGTTGGAGGCCGCCTGGCTACCATCACTGTCAACAAACAGCAATATGAAAGTGGTGGTGCATCATTCAATTCCTTCAGCTTGCACATGCAGGACTTTGTCAAACTCCTGG GTCTGAAACAGCGGCGGGAGGTCGCAGGGAAGAGTGCCATATTTGGTGGCGAGCAGCTTATTCTGGAAGAGACAGATTGGTACCTGTTAAACCTTTTCCGAGTCTGGTGGCACTATGGCATCAGCTTCCTGCGGCTGCAGATGTGGGTAGAGGAAGTCATGGAAAAGTTTATGAG agTATATAAGTACCAGGCCCATGGCTATGCCTTTTCAGGAGTGGAGGAGCTGCTGTACTCAGTGGGTGAATATACCTTTATCAACATGACCCAGCGCTCTGTGGCGGAATGTCTGCTTGAAGTAGGAGTCACCCAGCGCTTCATTGATGAAGTGATCACGGCTCTGTTGCGTGCCAGTTATGGGCAGTCTGCAACGATGGCAGCCTTTGCAG GAGCGATGTCACTTGCTGGAATACAAGGGAACCTATGGGCTGTGGAAGGGGGCAATAAGCTAGTATGTTCAGGCTTGCTGAAGCTGACTAAGGCCAACGTGATACACGCGAGAGTGACCTCTGTGGCCTTGCACAACACGG AAGGGAGAGCCCTTTATCAGGTGTGGTATGAGAAGGAGGATAAGATGCATTCGGACTTCTATGATATAGTGGTCATTGCTACTCCCCTCTATGTGGGCAGTGACAGCAACATCACCTTTGACGGCTTTCAGCCTCCCTTTGAAGAGTTTGTTGGTTCCTTCCAGTCCACCGTCACCTCACTGGTCCATGGCTACCTCAACTCCTCTTACTTTGGCTTTCCCGACCCCAAGCTCTTCCCTTttgccagcattctttctacagATGCCCCCAACCTCTTCTTCTCTGCGCTCGACAACATGTGCCCTGTGAACATCTCAGCTACCTTCCGAAGGAAACAGCCGCAGGAGGCGGCCATTTGGCGAGTTCTGTCCCCCCAACCCCTGGAACGTCCCCAGCTGAAGAGCCTTTTCCGTTCCTATTACTCAGTCCAGACAGCCCAATGGCAGGCCTATCCACATTATGGTTCCCGTATGGCTACACCACTGTTTGCCCTCCATGACCAGCTCTTCTACCTCAATGCCCTAGAGTGGGTAGCCAGTTCTGTAGAAATAAGTGCTGTGGCAGCTAAAAATGTGGCCCTCTTGGCCTACAACCGCTGGTACCAAGACCTGGATAAGATTGATCAGAAGGACTTGATACACAAAATTAAGACTGAATTGTGA
- the PCYOX1L gene encoding prenylcysteine oxidase-like isoform X2: MRDSRRSPRQGAEAEIGEAVVGAGIGGSAAAHFLQQLFGPRVQIDVYEKGTVGGRLATITVNKQQYESGGASFNSFSLHMQDFVKLLGLKQRREVAGKSAIFGGEQLILEETDWYLLNLFRVWWHYGISFLRLQMWVEEVMEKFMRVYKYQAHGYAFSGVEELLYSVGEYTFINMTQRSVAECLLEVGVTQRFIDEVITALLRASYGQSATMAAFAGAMSLAGIQGNLWAVEGGNKLVCSGLLKLTKANVIHARVTSVALHNTEGRALYQVWYEKEDKMHSDFYDIVVIATPLYVGSDSNITFDGFQPPFEEFVGSFQSTVTSLVHGYLNSSYFGFPDPKLFPFASILSTDAPNLFFSALDNMCPVNISATFRRKQPQEAAIWRVLSPQPLERPQLKSLFRSYYSVQTAQWQAYPHYGSRMATPLFALHDQLFYLNALEWVASSVEISAVAAKNVALLAYNRWYQDLDKIDQKDLIHKIKTEL; the protein is encoded by the exons ATGAGGGATTCACGCAGGAGTCCTAGGCAAGGGGCTGAAGCTGAAATCGGGGAAG CGGTCGTGGGAGCTGGAATTGGGGGCTCAGCAGCAGCCCATTTCCTTCAGCAGCTATTTGGGCCACGGGTACAGATTGATGTGTATGAGAAGGGCACTGTTGGAGGCCGCCTGGCTACCATCACTGTCAACAAACAGCAATATGAAAGTGGTGGTGCATCATTCAATTCCTTCAGCTTGCACATGCAGGACTTTGTCAAACTCCTGG GTCTGAAACAGCGGCGGGAGGTCGCAGGGAAGAGTGCCATATTTGGTGGCGAGCAGCTTATTCTGGAAGAGACAGATTGGTACCTGTTAAACCTTTTCCGAGTCTGGTGGCACTATGGCATCAGCTTCCTGCGGCTGCAGATGTGGGTAGAGGAAGTCATGGAAAAGTTTATGAG agTATATAAGTACCAGGCCCATGGCTATGCCTTTTCAGGAGTGGAGGAGCTGCTGTACTCAGTGGGTGAATATACCTTTATCAACATGACCCAGCGCTCTGTGGCGGAATGTCTGCTTGAAGTAGGAGTCACCCAGCGCTTCATTGATGAAGTGATCACGGCTCTGTTGCGTGCCAGTTATGGGCAGTCTGCAACGATGGCAGCCTTTGCAG GAGCGATGTCACTTGCTGGAATACAAGGGAACCTATGGGCTGTGGAAGGGGGCAATAAGCTAGTATGTTCAGGCTTGCTGAAGCTGACTAAGGCCAACGTGATACACGCGAGAGTGACCTCTGTGGCCTTGCACAACACGG AAGGGAGAGCCCTTTATCAGGTGTGGTATGAGAAGGAGGATAAGATGCATTCGGACTTCTATGATATAGTGGTCATTGCTACTCCCCTCTATGTGGGCAGTGACAGCAACATCACCTTTGACGGCTTTCAGCCTCCCTTTGAAGAGTTTGTTGGTTCCTTCCAGTCCACCGTCACCTCACTGGTCCATGGCTACCTCAACTCCTCTTACTTTGGCTTTCCCGACCCCAAGCTCTTCCCTTttgccagcattctttctacagATGCCCCCAACCTCTTCTTCTCTGCGCTCGACAACATGTGCCCTGTGAACATCTCAGCTACCTTCCGAAGGAAACAGCCGCAGGAGGCGGCCATTTGGCGAGTTCTGTCCCCCCAACCCCTGGAACGTCCCCAGCTGAAGAGCCTTTTCCGTTCCTATTACTCAGTCCAGACAGCCCAATGGCAGGCCTATCCACATTATGGTTCCCGTATGGCTACACCACTGTTTGCCCTCCATGACCAGCTCTTCTACCTCAATGCCCTAGAGTGGGTAGCCAGTTCTGTAGAAATAAGTGCTGTGGCAGCTAAAAATGTGGCCCTCTTGGCCTACAACCGCTGGTACCAAGACCTGGATAAGATTGATCAGAAGGACTTGATACACAAAATTAAGACTGAATTGTGA